The following DNA comes from Lynx canadensis isolate LIC74 chromosome C2, mLynCan4.pri.v2, whole genome shotgun sequence.
ttcctgCAAGGATCACTGCCCTTAAGGTTTTCTGTATTagtttttgtgtttggttttagGTTACCTTTGCTTTATGTGTCATATTCTATTCAACTCCCCTTTTGCACTTCCGTTTCTACCACTGTACCTCTTCCTCAAATAATCTTGTGAGATGTCTGAACACATTATATAATACTGTCTCAAATTCATTTGTTTCATGaattgtcattcattcatttagcagaTTTCTGTGGTACCTATTTTATGTGCCAAGCAGTAATCTAGTTGCTGTGATAACTTGCCTAACACATTACAGGGGAAGATAGGCCATGAACagatttataaataagaaaatttcagAACATGATAAGTattaggataaaaataaaataaaatagataactGCAAGTATGCCTGGGGGAAGAGGAAAGCAACATTAGAGTCATTAGGATAGGCCTCTCTGAGAGCTTGAAACCTGAATGAAGAAAAGGGGACAGCCGTGCAAAAAGGCCAAGCAAGAAGCATTCCAAGCAGAGAAAAAAGCAGTGCAAATActatgaaatctgaataaacttgATATGTTTGCAGACAGAAATAAAGTCAATATTTTGGGAGGAGAGTGAGCAAAAAAGGGCCAGTGCAGAAGAAAAGGTTGTAGAATAGGTGGGGTGAACTCATGAGAGCCCATGTAGGTCATGTTAAGACATTTAGATGtagtataaaatgctttttttatctttaatatatcTGTCTTAGCTTCTCAGAAAAAGTATAAACTTCTTGGGGGCATGTTAATACTCAGTGTTTTTATCCTCCAAGGTACTACTACCCTTTTTAGATATATGTATCAAAATAGAACATGGGGTAGAACTTAGAAGATTGGATTATGATCCCAGCTCTCTGTGAACTAGCTGTAGGTCATGTcatttcaatgtttctttatatGATCATTGAGGAGATTAGATAGCTGTGTTCTAGTGCTAAAATTTGATGTCTTCATAAACATATGTGAAAGAACATTGAAGACCTTTAAGTGCTATATGAATGTAAGATGTATATTATGAACACAGTAGGGTTATGGATAAATCAAGGCAAATTTATTACCCTAGAAGTCCCAAATTGTGCCACAGAAATAGCTGCTACTCTTCACATGCTCTGGCATCCTTCTCCTCTAAAGCCCTCCACTATTTATATACTTCATTCAGATTAACTATCATCACCTAGAACCATTCTGTCTTTTTCCCCACCATTCTGTCTTATATCACGTCTtctcttgccatttctttttgataaaataaGCCTTTTATCTTCCCaaaactattttgtttatttctttcctcttggaTTATATCATGCATCTCAAATAGCCTCACACACAAtcatgtctctgttttctcaaacACTCTACATAAATCATCTaaggatatttattttgtgactttcAGAAAAACTGTCTTCTCAGATTACTCTCCTGGAGGCTCAGAATAGAAgtggagaggcagatagagaagTCAGTGAGGTAAGTGATATGTTCTTAAAATAACCAGAATGTGAACTAGATCAAGAGAAGTTAGCTTCAAACCTAAACATTTCAGCAACTTTCTAATGTTGACAGAGAATTACATTATCTAGAAATGAGATCTATTTAAGAAAGTTATAATGGTTATTATTTCCCATTTGGTCtcatttatatcaaaatattggattttttttttttatttgtcctgaACCAGAATACAAGTATAGTAGCCATTTGTTTGGGATTTGATAATTCATTTCTCATACTGGGTTATTATTTATCTCAACTTCTTTGCCCATCTCGGAAAAGTTTCTCAGGAGATTAGATAAAATCTCTAGTTCCCCTCCACTAAATTGGCATAGTTTCATTTAGGATTATattaaaaagagtatttttgaaGAATGGTGCTTTTTATAACCTGAAAATTACTATAAGAATGTGTGATTCCtaaatattctgttgttttaagaagTCAGTGATAGAGTCATAAGTGGCCTTGAAGAATAATGTAACTTCTTAACAGAAGTGTCTGCTTAATTATATtagagttcttcagagaaacaaaatagggagtgtgtatatatgtagagagagagatttattttaagggaatTAGTTCATGCAATTGTGGGAGCTAGCAAATCCAAAATCTAGAGGGTAGGCCAGCAGGCTAGAGACTGAGGGAAGAATTACAGTTCGAGTCTAAAGGCAGTCAGGTGGCAGAATTCCCTCTGTTTGGAGgtggtcagtcttttttttttttttttggttaaggcctcaactgattagatgaggcccacttACATTGTGGAGGGTAATCAAAgcctactgatttaaatgtttatttcacctaaaaaataccttcacagacaCATGTAGAATAattctagaataatgtttgaccacgTATCTGGGTACTATGCTTTAGCAAAGTTGacaataaaattaaccattatacttatatttagtatttttttatggGACTGCTGATGTGCTGTTCACAAACTTggcaaaaagaaactaaaatttgaaagatataGCATTATATGGATATTGGCAGAGTAAAAATGAGTCGTGTTTGGCCAAGCAGGTGCTTAATGTTTTAAGATGCTTAGCAGTAGTATCTAGTGAAAACAAGATAACTTAGATCAAAAAAGAGGAACAGGTAAGAAAGATGgtaatttcttaagaaaaagaaaaacaggggctcctgggtggcacagtcagttaaacgtctgacttcagctcgggtcatgatctcacggtccgtgagtttgtgccccacgttgggctctgtgctgacacctcagagcctggagcctgctttggattctgtgtctccctctctctctgcccctccctgctcatgctctctctctctctgtctcaaaaataaataaaaacattaaaaaaaaaaaaaaaagaaaaagaaaaacagtaccagaagggagaacagaaaaacagagaacaagggaaaagaaaggggaaaaacacacacacacacacacaaagaaattgCAAAAGGAAGGGTGCCTAAGATAATCCTTTGGGGTAAGAGAAAGTGAGTAGAAAAGGTGCATAGAAAGTGTAAGCTCAGCTGAAAGGGAAAGGCTAGTATTAGCAGAAAAAGTAATGAGAGTggctggaaaaaaacaaagttctctGGTATAACATTGGGTATATATCTTAGGGATAACATTGATTTTTCACCTGAGCCAAAAAATTGATTGAACTTAGCAGATCTCATGGAGAGCAGCAGAGGGTGTGaccaagggaaggaagagagtgaGTGAAGTGGCAtgatggagaagaggaaacaagTATACTTAGGgcgagagagagaacaaaaaaggAATTATATTGAGGTCTTCTGGCAGAAAGTGATGTCTTGACTATATCAGGTCTTTAGTGTATATAGGGATGGATAAATAAGCATGTGAcctgaagaaattataaaaggagCTTTTTCCATGTGCTTAAATACTCTGTCCAGTGTTAATCTCCAGAAATTTGATTATGAATAATGCAGACAGCAgagaattttaaatgattaaaaataatgcttatgaaaaattataacctttcttgaaataataattttaaagtgatgaatattttttcttattcaatgGCTGAGAATGTTACCAACATAGTAGCTAATATTCATTGgatacttactgtgtgccagcttttgctagtaaatggcagagctaagATGTGAACTCAGTTGGATTGCAGAGCTTGTACTCTTGGCCACTACATTATTTGACAATCCTATGGGGATTTTTCCCCTCCTAtcaaattggaattttttttggggggaaaaaatggtgCTGTTGGCATAGGTGGAGATTTCATTGTGTACACTGTCTCCAAACTCAATTTAGTAAAGTTCTAATGAAATTTACCAGGAGATTCACTGATTGTGTTTCCTAGGAAGACAATTATAGAAACAATGTATATGGATTAAGCAGCCTAACACAGCTATCTTTGTAATAATAATGGTTAATATTTTGTCAGACAATTCTGTAATTTCATACCCATCCCTCAGTAGAACTTCTTTTTGGTTATTTGATTATGGTAGTTTATCTCAACCTACTTGTTTAATAATCCACTTATCTGGTGGTAATGGCTATCTTATGTAATATTTCCCATTTCAACGGATAGTTTAGGAAAAAGGATCTCATAACTTCCTTTTTGGTGTACCAAACAAAATTTAATgcatttcctgcttttctttttatttttaagcaattctcaagagaaacaaataggaattttaatccaaagaaaaagtttcccaaataCGGGATATCCAGAAAAGGAGTTCCAGGCTACTATACAGGTCTTATGAATATGGCTTGACCTCAATATAGGATTGACAGGGTACTCTCACACAGAGGTCCAGTTTGGGAAAtaataactgattttaaaagtatttagcaGCTTTATGGAAGGAGGTTTGGACTAGAGATTTTCAGGTTTTGAAAAATGCCTAAAATATGAGTTTTTAGTTAGGCTCTTTCTTATAAGACATCTGATTgaggcttttcctttcttttttaaaaaataggtcaaCATGGTTGATATTACCGGACTCAGCAAGAGTAGCTCTTCTGCTGAGGAGAGTGGACAGGATGTCTTAGACAACACATTTTCTCAGAAACATAAAGAACTGTCCGTTTTATTGCTGGAAATGAAAGAAGCTCAAGAAGAGATTGCATTTCTTAAGCTGCAGCTCCAGGGGAAAAAGGCCGAGGGGGACGCTGAGGTCCCTgaccagaaagaaatgaagcagaCAGAAAGTGAAGGAATACTTACAGTTAGCATGAAAGTATTGCCTGAAGATACAGGGCAACATTTTCCCCCAATGCCACATGAAGGGAGCAGTCTTCCaacacttgaaaaagaaaagcagatgagTACTAAACATCAAAATAGAACATCTgaagaaatatctttaaatgaCACTGAAATGGAATTAAAATCAACCAAACAGGATGATGTTGATAAATCCCTTTCTGCTGTACCAGGAATTTGTCAGTGTCACCAGGATGAATTGGAAAGGCTAAAAAGGCAAATTTTGGAGCTCGAGATAAGCTCTCATAAAGCAGAGGAAATCTATGAGGAAAATTTAGATGAGAAAGCTAAAGAAATCAGCAACCTAACCCAGTTGGTTGATGAGTTTAGGAAAAATGCCGAAAATACCAACAGTGCATTCACTGCTTTGTCTGAAGAAAGAGACCAACTTCTCTCTCAAGTGAAGGAACTTAGTGTGGTAATGGAACTGAGGGCTCAGGTACAACAACTGGAAGTGAGCCTTGCAGAAGCAGAAAGGCAAAGAAGACTTGACTATGAAAGTCAAACGACTCATCACAACTTGCTTACTGAACAGATCCACAGTCTCAGCATAGAAGCCAAATCTAAAGATGTGAAGATTGAAGTTTTGCAGAATGAACTCGATGGTTTGCAGCTTCAGTTTTCTGAGCAGAGTGCACTGATAAAAAGCCTGCAAAGCCagctggagaagaaggaaaatgaagttcTTGAAGGTGCAGAATGTGTAAGGAATATGTCAAATAAGATGGAAGAACTTTCTCAGGCTCTTTCACAGAAGGAACTTGAAATAGCAAAAATGGATCAACtcttattagagaaaaaaagagatgtggaAACCCTCCGACAAACCATCATAGAGAAGGATCAGCAAGTGACGGAAATCAGCTTCAGTATGACTGAGAAAATGGTTCAGCTTAATGAGGAGAAGTTTTCTCTTGGGGTTGAAATTAAGACTCTTAAAGAACAGTTGAACTTATTATCCAGGGCTGAAGAGGCAAAAAAAGAGCAGATAGAAGAAGATAAAGAAGTTGTTTCTGGCCTTAAACAGAATTATGATGAGCTGAACCCAGCAGGGCTCCTAAGTAAAGAAGAACTTCAGCATGAATTAGACCttgtaaagaaagaaagtgaacagagaaagagaaagctccAGGCAGCTCTTATTAACAGAAAGGAACTTCTACAGAGAGTGAGTAGATTAGAAGAGGAATTGGCCAAAGTGAAAAATGAATCTACGAAAGAGATCCCACTCAATgagagtgagaagagagaaatggaagaagacaaagaaagcaaagaagactCAGAAAAATGTGTGACTGCTAAGtgccaagaaatagaaatttctttaaaacagatAATATCTGAGAAAGAGGTGGAGCTAGAGCATGTAAGGAAGGATTTAGAAGAGAAGGTAGCAGCTGAAGAAGAGTTACAGGCTGTGATCCAACAGATGAATCAGAACCTGCAAGAGAAGACCAACAAAATAGATTTGCTGCAAGCAGAAATCATTGAAAACCAAGCAGTTATCCAAAAGTTAACCACAGGTAACAAGGATGTAGGTGATGGAGACTCAGCAGCACCTGTAAAAGAAACAGTGGCCATCAGTCCACCTGGTGTGGGCAGTGGAGAACACTGGAAACCAGAGCTGGAAGAAAAGATGCTggaccttgaaaaagaaaaggagcaacTTCAAAAGAAACTACAGGAGGTGTTAACCTCTCGAAAGGCGATTCTACAGAAggcacaagaaaaagaaagacatcttaGAGAGGAACTAAAGCAACAGAAGGATGATTATAATCACTTACGAGATCAATTtgatgagcagaggaaggaaaatgaggacATCGGAGACCAACTAAGACAACTCCAGATTCAAGTAAAGGAGTCTGTAGACAGAAAACTCCTGAGCATCGACCAGCAGGATCCAGGACCTCCAAATCAAAGTTTAAAAGAACCTTTATTCAAAGCCACAGAGCAGCAACCTGCTCAATCTGTTTCAGAGTCTGACTTGCTTTCTCCTAGAGATGCAGATGCTCTGCAGAGCAGTACTTCTGTTGTCCAGATTAAGAACCAGCTGAAAGAGATAGAGGCCCAGAAAGAGGAGTTGGAATTGAAGATTAGTTCTGTGACAAGTGAGCTTACTAAAAAATCAGAAGAGGTATTTCAGTTACAAGAGCAGATAAATAAACAGGATTTGGAAATCCGGAGCCTGAAGACAGCATCCCATGAGGCTGAAACCCATGCAGAAAGCCTGAGGCAGAAGTTGGAAAGCAGTCAGCTAGAAATTGCTGGATTAGAACATTTAAGAGAATTACAGCCTGAACTAGATGAATTGCAGAAACTCCTaagcaaaaaggaagaagaagttAGATACCTTTCTGGACAGCTTAATGAGAAAGAAGAGGCGCTTATGAAAGTACAGACAGAGATAATGGAACAAGAGGATTTAATCAAGGCTCTCCATACACAGCTGGAAATGCAAGCCAAAGAACATGATGAGAAGATAAAGCAGTTGCAGGTGGAACTTTGTGAAATGAAGCAAAAACCAGAGGAGACTGGGGAAGAAAGTAAAGCAAAGCAACAAATACAGAGGAAACTGCAAGCTGCTCTTATTTCCCGAAAAGAagcactaaaagaaaacaaaagtctccAAGAGGAATTGTCTTTGGCCAGAGAAACCATTGAACATCTCACTAAGTCTCTGGCAGATGTGGAAAGCCAAGTTTCtgctcaaaataaagaaaaagatacattCTTAGGAAAGTTAGCTCTTcttcaggaagaaagagacaagctcattacagaaatggacagatcttTAATGGAAAATCAAAGTCTCAATGGCTCTTGTGAAAGTCTGAAATTAGCTCTGGAGGATCTTACTGAAGACAAGAAAAACTTAGTGAAGGAAATTGAATCTTTGAAATGTTCTAAGATTGCAGAAAGCGCTGAGTGGCAAGAGAAACACAAAGAGTTACAAAAGGAGTATGAAATCCTTCTGCAGTCATATGAGAATGTTAGTAATGAGGCAGAAAGGATTCAGCATGTTGTGGAAACTGTGAGGCAAGAGAAGCAAGAACTGTATGGCAAGTTGAGAAGCACAGAAGCAAACAAGAAAGAGGTAGAAAAGCAATTACAGGAAGCTGAACGGGAaatggaggaaatgaaagaaaagatgagaaagtttGCTAAATCTAAACAACAGAAAATCCTAGAATTGGAAGAAGAGAATGACCGGCTTAGAGCAGAGGTACATTCTGGAGGAGGTACATCGAATGATGATGTGGAAGCACTTCTTTCTTCCAATTCCAACTTGAAAGAAGAACTGGAAAGGGTCAAAACAGAGTATAAAACCCTTTCTAAGGAGTTTGAGGCTTTAATGACTGAGAAGGACTCTCTATGTGAAGAGGTTCGAGATTTAAAGCATCAGGTTGAAGGTACTGTATCCAAACAAGGTAGCCTGGAGGCCACTGAGAAACCTGATAACCAAAGGGATATCTTTGAAGGGACAACACAGTCtgtcccaggtgattctaatgaaCAAAGCTCTCTGAACATGAGCACAAGGCCTGAATATTCAGAATCCGTTCCATCTGAGAACAGTGCCAAGAAGCCTGATGAAAATGAGAATGTCAGTTCACATGATGAAATTAATAACTGCCTGCAGCAGATTGATCAGCTCAAAGAAAAAATTGCTGAAttagaggaagagaagcagaaagaaagagaatttaacCAGACTTTAGAAAATGAGAGAAGTACCTTACAGAGTCAAATATCAGCAAAGGATGATGAACTAAAAATACTTCAGgaagaaataaccaaaataaaccTATCAAATAAGCAAATGCAAGAAGAACTTGCCAGAGTTACCAAGCTAAAGGAgacagcagaagaagagaaagatgattTGGAAGAGAGGCTTATGAATCAATTAGCAGAACTTAATGGAAGCATTGGGAATTACTATCAGGATGTTACAGATGCCCAAATAAAAAATGAGCTACTGGAATCTGAAATGCAGAACCTTAAAAAGTGTGTGAGTGaattggaagaagaaaaacagcagtTAGTCAAGGAGAAAACTAAGGTGGAATCAGAAATACGAAAggaatatttggagaaaatacAAGGTGCTCAGAAGGAACCTGGCAATAAAAGCCATGCAAAGGAACTTCAAGagctgttaaaagaaaaacaacaagaagTAAAGCAGCTGCAGAAGGACTGCATCAGGTATCAAGAGAAAATTAGTGCTCTGGAGAGAACTGTAAAGGCCCTAGAGTTTGTTCAAACAGAGTCCCAAAAAGATTTGGAAATAACCAAAGAAAATCTGGCTCAAGCCAATGAACACCGCAAGAAGGCAGAAACAGAATTGGCTAGCTTCAAAGTAGTGCTAGATGACACTCAAAGTGAAGCAGCAAGGGTCCTAGCAGATAATCTCAAGTTGAAAAAGGAACTTCAGTCCAACAAAGAATCAGTTAAAagccaaatgaaacaaaaagatgaagaTCTGGAGCGGAGACTGGAGCAGGTAGAAGAGAAACACCTGAAAGAGAAGAAGAACATGCAAGAGAAACTGGATGCTTTGCGTAGAGAGAAAGTCCACTTGGAAGAGACATTTGGAGAGGTTCAGATTACTTTGAACAAGAAAGACAAGGAAGTTAAGCAACTTCAGGAAAACCTTGATAGTACTGTGGCCCAGCTTGCAGCTTTCACTAAGAGCATGTCTTCCCTCCAGGATGATCGGGACAGGGTGATAGATGAAGCCAAGAAGTGGGAGAGGAAATTCAGTGATGCTattcaaacaaaagaagaagaaattagacTCAAAGAGGAGAATTGCAGTGTTCTAAAGGATCAGCTTAGGCAGATGTCCATCCACATGGAAGAATTGAAGATCAACATTTCCAGGTAAATGGATAAGTTTTATGCTCTTCTAAATGTAACTGAAGGCAAAGAAAGTCACTATTTAAACTATTTCTATTGCCTTTGATATTACAGGACTCATTTTGGCTTAGACTTCTCTAGAAGCTATATTctccctcacttcttttttttttttttttcagtgatttttgaCTAGTATTAAGGTGAAATATCCATGTTTGCTTCTCTTCCCATCTTTCTATTGAGagatttctttgatttctccctTTTCGTTTTCATTTCCACTATCTTTGTCTGGGTTTTTACTGTGGTACTCCCAAATGACTGCTTTAGCTTCCTAAATgatctcctcttttctcttccctataTTTGACATTCATTCATACTGCATATACCTGTTAGAGTTCTTTTCCTCTAACACCAATTTTATATCACTTTTCAAGCTCAGGAACTAACACTTGGTACTCCTCCACTTTTAATAGGATTTTTCTGCTCTGAGACAGGTTTCCTCATGGTCTGTCACACCAAGATAATTCCTTTAAGAAGCTAGACATTAGCTTGTCTGgagcaaagtaaaacaaaatagaaaatattgctTTCTAGAGTGTGCAAAGTCATGCCACTAAAATCAGCAACAATATTTGGGAGTTTATGACTGAAATACCCTTAGGTACAATATACCTTTAATACAGAGCACTCAATAGAACTAATATCTCTTCATTAAAAGGATGAGCACCTTGAATCATAAATATTGATTCATTTGTAGGTCTGAGTACTTGTTGTATGTGTTCCTTAGGCATCAGGTAGTTTTTCCTTGAAATCTGTAATTAATgacctcctctctttttttccaggcTTGAACATGATAAGCAAATTTGGGAATCCAAGGCCCAGACAGAGGTCCAGCTTCAACAAAAGGTCTGTGATACTCTGCAAGGGGAAAACAAAGAACTTTTGTCCCAGCTAGAAGAGACTCGGCATCTGTACCACAGTTCTCAGAATGAATTAGCTAAGTTGGAATCAGAACTTAAGATTCTCAGAGACCAGTCGACTGATTTAAataattctttagaaaaatgtaaggaaaagaaagagagtttGGAAGGGATCATAAAGCAGCAAGAGGCTGACATCCAGAATTGTAAGTTCAGTTATGAACAGCTAGAGACTGATCTTCAGGCCTCCAGACAACTGACTAGTAGGCTGCATGAAGAAATAAGCATGAAGGAGCAGAAGATTATAAGCCTGCTTTCTGCCAAGGAACAGGCAATCCAAGTAGCTGTTGCTGAACTACATCAGCaacataataaagaaattaaagaattggAAAACCTGTTgtcccaggaggaagaggagaatatTGTCTTGGAAGAGGAGAACAAAAAAGCTGTTGACAAAACCAACCAGCTTATGGAAACACTGAAAACCATCAAGAAGGAAAACTTGCAGCAGAAGGCTCAGTTGAATTCCTTCGTTAAATCCATGTCTTCTCTCCAGGATGACCGAGACCGCATAGTAGGTGACTACCAACAGCTGGAAGAGCGACATCTCTCTGTCATCTTGGAAAAAGATCAACTCATCCAAGAAGCTGCTGCTGAGAATAACAAGCTTAAAGAAGAAATTCGATGCTTGAGAAGTCATATGGATGATCTCAATTCTGAGAATGCCAAATTAGATGCAGAACTGATCCAGTATAGAGAAGACCTGAACCAAGTGATATCAAGAAAGGACTGCCAGCAAAAACAACTACTTGAAGCCCAACTTCAGCAGAATAAGGAGCTAAAAAGTGAATGTGCTAA
Coding sequences within:
- the GOLGB1 gene encoding golgin subfamily B member 1 isoform X5 — protein: MLSRLSGLANVVLHELSGDDTDQNMRASLDPALPQESDMEFNNRTQEDVLERLAYAEQLVVELKEIVRQKDIQLQQKDEVLQEERKAADNKIKKLKLHAKAKLTSLNKHIEEMKAQGGTVLPTEPQSEEQLSKHDKSSTEEEMEVEKIKHKLQEKEELISCLQAQLTQAQAEQTTQRSTEVEEFLIMKQQLQEKEELISTLRAQLSQTQAEQAAQLSSMQQVVREKDARFETQVRLHEDELLQLVTQADVETEMQQKLRVLQRKLEEHEEALLGRAQVVDLLQQELTAAEEKNQILSQQLQQMEAEHNTLRNTVETERQESKILMEKMQLEVTERKLSFHNLQEEMHHLLEQLEQAGQAQAELQSRYSALEQKHKAEMEEKISHISSLQKTEQELHSACNALKEENSKLLQDKSEQAVHSAQAIQQLEEQVKFLSRPTLQQHEAASQTSLPDVYTEDTQVVTEENIAFLQKKVVELENEKRALLLSSIELEELKAENEKLSSQITLLEAQNRSGEADREVSEVNMVDITGLSKSSSSAEESGQDVLDNTFSQKHKELSVLLLEMKEAQEEIAFLKLQLQGKKAEGDAEVPDQKEMKQTESEGILTVSMKVLPEDTGQHFPPMPHEGSSLPTLEKEKQMSTKHQNRTSEEISLNDTEMELKSTKQDDVDKSLSAVPGICQCHQDELERLKRQILELEISSHKAEEIYEENLDEKAKEISNLTQLVDEFRKNAENTNSAFTALSEERDQLLSQVKELSVVMELRAQVQQLEVSLAEAERQRRLDYESQTTHHNLLTEQIHSLSIEAKSKDVKIEVLQNELDGLQLQFSEQSALIKSLQSQLEKKENEVLEGAECVRNMSNKMEELSQALSQKELEIAKMDQLLLEKKRDVETLRQTIIEKDQQVTEISFSMTEKMVQLNEEKFSLGVEIKTLKEQLNLLSRAEEAKKEQIEEDKEVVSGLKQNYDELNPAGLLSKEELQHELDLVKKESEQRKRKLQAALINRKELLQRVSRLEEELAKVKNESTKEIPLNESEKREMEEDKESKEDSEKCVTAKCQEIEISLKQIISEKEVELEHVRKDLEEKVAAEEELQAVIQQMNQNLQEKTNKIDLLQAEIIENQAVIQKLTTGNKDVGDGDSAAPVKETVAISPPGVGSGEHWKPELEEKMLDLEKEKEQLQKKLQEVLTSRKAILQKAQEKERHLREELKQQKDDYNHLRDQFDEQRKENEDIGDQLRQLQIQVKESVDRKLLSIDQQDPGPPNQSLKEPLFKATEQQPAQSVSESDLLSPRDADALQSSTSVVQIKNQLKEIEAQKEELELKISSVTSELTKKSEEVFQLQEQINKQDLEIRSLKTASHEAETHAESLRQKLESSQLEIAGLEHLRELQPELDELQKLLSKKEEEVRYLSGQLNEKEEALMKVQTEIMEQEDLIKALHTQLEMQAKEHDEKIKQLQVELCEMKQKPEETGEESKAKQQIQRKLQAALISRKEALKENKSLQEELSLARETIEHLTKSLADVESQVSAQNKEKDTFLGKLALLQEERDKLITEMDRSLMENQSLNGSCESLKLALEDLTEDKKNLVKEIESLKCSKIAESAEWQEKHKELQKEYEILLQSYENVSNEAERIQHVVETVRQEKQELYGKLRSTEANKKEVEKQLQEAEREMEEMKEKMRKFAKSKQQKILELEEENDRLRAEVHSGGGTSNDDVEALLSSNSNLKEELERVKTEYKTLSKEFEALMTEKDSLCEEVRDLKHQVEGTVSKQGSLEATEKPDNQRDIFEGTTQSVPGDSNEQSSLNMSTRPEYSESVPSENSAKKPDENENVSSHDEINNCLQQIDQLKEKIAELEEEKQKEREFNQTLENERSTLQSQISAKDDELKILQEEITKINLSNKQMQEELARVTKLKETAEEEKDDLEERLMNQLAELNGSIGNYYQDVTDAQIKNELLESEMQNLKKCVSELEEEKQQLVKEKTKVESEIRKEYLEKIQGAQKEPGNKSHAKELQELLKEKQQEVKQLQKDCIRYQEKISALERTVKALEFVQTESQKDLEITKENLAQANEHRKKAETELASFKVVLDDTQSEAARVLADNLKLKKELQSNKESVKSQMKQKDEDLERRLEQVEEKHLKEKKNMQEKLDALRREKVHLEETFGEVQITLNKKDKEVKQLQENLDSTVAQLAAFTKSMSSLQDDRDRVIDEAKKWERKFSDAIQTKEEEIRLKEENCSVLKDQLRQMSIHMEELKINISRLEHDKQIWESKAQTEVQLQQKVCDTLQGENKELLSQLEETRHLYHSSQNELAKLESELKILRDQSTDLNNSLEKCKEKKESLEGIIKQQEADIQNCKFSYEQLETDLQASRQLTSRLHEEISMKEQKIISLLSAKEQAIQVAVAELHQQHNKEIKELENLLSQEEEENIVLEEENKKAVDKTNQLMETLKTIKKENLQQKAQLNSFVKSMSSLQDDRDRIVGDYQQLEERHLSVILEKDQLIQEAAAENNKLKEEIRCLRSHMDDLNSENAKLDAELIQYREDLNQVISRKDCQQKQLLEAQLQQNKELKSECAKLEGKLKESEEAKEDLRRSSLALEEEKQSLSREIESLNASISQLKKQLTALQEEGTLGIFQAQLKVKEEEVQKLSTTLSSSQKRITELEKELICVQKEAAKKVGEIEDKLKKELKHLHHDAGIMRNETETAEERVAELARDLVEMEQKLLMVTKENKDLTAQIQSFGRSMNSLQNSRDHANEELDELKRKYEASLEELAQLREEQGLLSRERDALVSKAALSANSTEDSSLPHLEKLNQQLLSKDEQLLHLSSQLEDSYSQVQSFSKAMASLQNERDHLLNELQKFRKLEEGKQRSVAQPVTSLAEVQSLKKAMSSLQNDRDRLPPPSPYPHHYLFQRYLVLLIPEPFEDSTD